Proteins encoded together in one Amblyomma americanum isolate KBUSLIRL-KWMA chromosome 1, ASM5285725v1, whole genome shotgun sequence window:
- the LOC144126376 gene encoding uncharacterized protein LOC144126376: protein MLAFVRYEDRMKAIVPVALIKRFSPTNEGDFNSEKKHEIYWCSEDGVVLGYYPAYVLALAGAQLPEVMLTPTTSATGATGAQLPEAMLTATTSATGATAPPSTSPEEVAVPCEDTTQAKTPATLSLNTLDAVNGQVQVLLVLSITEAKWNFLLQNRSDAKFTIEMALVVWSRQEAASRSLTGEACRSMAGSLRKMPATPEKVEAVANCLQKYVELHPAAEPPVHSRVGAARKYLRSFFTEAGRQGKRGKAVKTKSAAEVLENA from the exons atgCTTGCATTTGTGAGATACGAGGACAGAATGAAAGCAATAGTGCCGGTGGCACTAATTAAGCGATTTTCGCCTACGAATGAAGGCGACTTCAATAGTGAGAAAAAACATGAAATATATTGGTGTAGTGAAGACGGAGTGGTACTAGGGTACTACCCAGCGTACGTTCTCGCGCTTGCAG GCGCACAACTTCCCGAGGTGATGCTGACGCCCACGACAAGTGCTACAGGTGCTACAG GCGCACAACTTCCCGAGGCGATGCTGACGGCCACGACAAGTGCTACCGGTGCTACAG CCCCGCCTTCTACATCTCCAGAGGAAGTTGCTGTACCTTGTG AGGACACTACTCAAGCAAAGACTCCTGCTACCCTGTCACTAAACACACTTGATGCCGTTAATGGACAG GTGCAGGTACTCCTGGTACTTTCCATCACGGAGGCCAAATGGAATTTCCTGCTGCAAAATCGCTCCGATGCGAAATTCACAATTGAAATGGCACTTGTAGTTTGGTCGCGGCAGGAGGCTGCTTCACGCAGTCTCACCGGCGAAGCATGCAGGAGCATGGCAGGCTCGTTGAGAAAAATGCCTGCCACACCGGAGAAGGTAGAGGCAGTTGCAA ATTGCTTGCAGAAATACGTGGAACTGCATCCTGCTGCCGAACCACCTGTACATTCCAGGGTTGGGGCAGCAAGAAAGTatttgcgcagcttcttcacaGAAGCCGGTCGACAGGGAAAGCGCGGCAAAGCAGTAAAAACCAAATCCGCTGCTGAAGTTTTGGAAAATGCATAA